Within the Poecilia reticulata strain Guanapo linkage group LG13, Guppy_female_1.0+MT, whole genome shotgun sequence genome, the region CTtcgtttcttcttctgctgttccAAAGGGCCATGTTTCAGAGGTCCAGCCCGCGGTCCAGCTGCCAGTCAGCGAGTCGGCCGGCCTCCCCAGGGTCAGCGTGGACCTGGACTTCCTGGAGGACGATGACATCCTGGGCGGCTCGCCGGGCGGAGACGGCGACAGCAACGGCATCGGAACGAACCACGAGCCGTGCGACATCCTGCAGCAGAGCCTGGCGGAGGCCAACATCACTGAGCAGAGCCTGCAGGAAGCCGGGTCCGAGCTGGACCTGGTGTCCTTCGGGATCCCGGGGCTCACCCAGGTGGTCCAGACCCTGCCTGACGCTGGAAGCGCCGCCGCCGTCGGGGTAGGCATCGGCGTCGGCGGGGCAGCGACCATCTTCTCCGGGTCGGCGCAGAGCGTGGCGGGTAACCCTGGCAACGCCACGGCCGACATGCTGGGGTCGGTTCTTGCCCAGCAGGGGATCCAGCTACAGCCGCAGGTGATGAACAAAACCATCAGCGTCCAGCCGTTCATGCAGCAGGTCGGCCTCGGCAACGTGACGCTTCAGCCCATTTCCAGCCTCCAGGCCCTTTCCAACGGGAGCCAGTCGGGACCGTTGGGTATCGGACAGATTCAGGTTGTGGGCCAGCCGACGGTCATGACCATCAACCAGTCGGGGCAGCAGATCCTGGCCAAAGCCATGGGCGGGTACCAGGAGGTGTCCGCTGCCGGCTCTCAGGCCGGCCTGGGCCTGATCCAGGGTAACAAAGCCGCTGTCGGCGCTCCAGCTTTAAACGGACCAGCTGTTTCTGTCAGCAGCACGAGCAGCATCAACGCCGCCACCATGAGCGCCCCTGCGGGGCTCGTGGGCTTTGGAGGAGGAGTGGCAGCGCCAACACAAACTCAAGCCCAGATCATGCAGAACGTGATCATCCAGCGCACACCGACACCCATTCAGCCCAAACCGCCACAGGGGGGCTCCATTCAGCCAAAAGTCTTCAaaccgcagcagcagcagttgcCGCCGCCACAGGCAGCGCCCCAGGCTCAGCAGAACGACGCGCACAAGGCGCTGGGGCTGCAGCAGCTTCCGGTTTCTACTGCCCAGAACGTCACTTTCCTGACGGGAAAGCCCGGTTCTAACGTCGTCCTGAGCACCCAGGCCGCCACTCAGGGCACGCAGTTCCAGCAGGCCCTGTTCAAGCAGCAAGGGGCGCCGCCTTCTGGGAAGCCCCTTAGCGTGCATCTGTTGAACCAGCAGGGCAGCATCGTCATCCCGTCCCAGACGGTCCTGCAGAGCCAGAACCACCAGTTCCTGCTGCCCCAGCTGCAGGCCGGAGGCCAGATCCTGACCCAACACCCGGGCGGCCACATCATCACGAGCCAGGGCCCAGGCGGACAGCTCATCGCCAACCAGATCCTAACTGCCAACCAGAACATCAATCTGAGTCAGGTGTTGACGTCACAGGGCCATCCCGGCGCCGCCCACATCCTGTCCGGACCCATTCAGCTGCAGCCCGGTCAGATGGGCACGCCAACACTTTTTCAGATGCCGGTCGCCTCTTTGGCTCAGAGTCAAAGCCAGACGCAGACGCCGGCCGCCTCGGGCCACGCCCAGACGGTGATCCAGGGCCTCCAGAACTCCTTGACCATGGTGGGTCAGGTGGAGGGGCTGAGCCCGGCCATCAGTCTGCAGACCACCCTGCAGGCCCAGCCGGGTGCCGTGCCCAGCGCCGCAGGAGGCCAGACTGCGGAAGCTGCTGTTACCGTGCTGGGAGGCTCCGCAGACCCGGCGCCGCAGCTTTTACCGCAGTCGTCGATCCTCGCCGTGCAGCCTGCGTCgtctgccgccgccgccgcttcTTCCTCTCCGTCCATGTCTGTCTCAACGTCGTCCTCCGTGACGGCGGTGGGGCTGGTCCCCTCGCAGGCTCAGAGCAGCCCAGGGAGGCTGCTGTTCACCAACCAGGGCTCCAGCATGATCCTGAGCCAGGAGTCGCTGCAGATGTTCCTCCAGCAGGTCAGCGCTCCGCCCGTCTGCTGTTCTGCTTAACATTGTCTTTAAAGgcgacctattatgcaaaatttactgtttgcacttttttttgttctgggtttctactgcttctaaaaactaaaaacaacactcagctgttttttagcaataagttaaagttttttgagtctggaaaatgagctgcttCAAAAACGTCCTGAAGGTTGAATCACAATCTACAGGCCCTGCAGCGTTTggcagtaactagttacatttactttagtgactttttagaataaaattacatttaggagcgtttttactacgctgtactttttacttttacttgagtaatttattATGAAGAatctctactcttacttgagttgttgacttaccatccagaaaccacttgcggCATTCTTGTttgctgtgcaggaggctctacttctgcttttcaaagatgtacagttatATAATTGTTTGCAACCATTTTTACGTGAGAGTGTAAAcgctgcaaaaccacaaaatcttaccaagtatttctggtctcttttctagtgcaaataaacttattacacttgaaataagacaaaaccaacctGGAAGTAAACTtacagcaagatataggagcgtgttttaagtcaataatcccttaatattgatgaagaagttctagttccactggcagattaaaaatgttttctttgaggtGAGTTTATCTACCAATTGAAATAGTACttctttattaatattaaggaattttgacttaaaactagCTCCAATAACTTGttgaaaagtcacttgtaagtttgtttttcttatgtcaagtctactaagatatttgcactagaaattagacaaaactttgtgtttttgcagtgtaaccagcagcagctaatttggatttaaagtgacaagacgccctaaaacagctcaaaatagacAGAACTGATCccatctaagaatgattttgtgcaaaaaagaaaatgtaatgaacatgatTTATATGTTTATCCTAAgtataataggtcacctttaaacatttttttaaaaaaagtaacatgCACGAGTGTTAAATTGGTGTGATCTCTTTGGTTTAGTATTTTGCTGCTCattctccttccctccctcctccctcccccttATCCTGAAATGGTAATTGTATCAGGAGCAGCGCCACCAAACAGAGAATGAGTCAACCCAATCAGTGGGCGTCCCAGCGTCTGTAATCGTCAGCAGCAACAGCGTCACTACTGCGGCCCCTGCTGTCCATGACAGCCAGTTAACTGACTCCTGGCTGGGTCAGAGCCACAGCCCTTCCCCCGGCCCCTCCCACATGACAGCAGTGGTAAAGGTAGAACTGCCCCTTTATGTTGAGCCCCACCCCCacttgctgctgccgctgctgccaCAGTGTTAggtttttcctacctttttccCCCCCGTCACAACTCTGTGCCTCTCCTGCTTCCACTGCTCTCGCCAGCGCTGTTTTTAACTCCTGGGTGAAAGAAGCCAGTCCTTCGCTTGCAGCATCTGTGCTTTTCCACACTTTGCTTCATTTTAGTAGCAGCATGATCGTCCCTGTTGTCCGTTCCCGTTTTATTACTcagtagagatgcaccgatcagaGACTTTGAAGTTGATCTCCAGTagttttagtaatcaattattctgacgattattTGGATAAAAGTTAATCAGATTCTTCTGGGATCCCCAAAGCTGAGCTGCAGAGTTTTGCTGggaagaaagaaggaaatatttcaaataaactaGAACAGTAAATGGATGGAAGCTTGCTCtgccaattaaaaatatttctgcttttgcagttttctgggttgtattaaaaaatatcggcttgaataaatgtaaaaattatgaGGTTGAAACATGACTAAAAACGGAACGTGAAAGTTTTTCTGACggttaatcggataaaaaattggcacattttttATCCGAGTTTTCATTTATCATCTTAAGCCGATTTAatacaatattataaatacattaaaatatgcaaataaacaactaaattcctttttaaaacaataaatgaatatgCTGGTCTGTTGATTGTTCTTTGGATTAACTGTAATAATTAGAGGGAAAAAGGTGCTTAACTGGAGATTATTTGAACAGGTGAAGCTGAAAcagaacagatttacagacaatttttctttaatctgaaatgcaattttttgtacagttttggcttaattactgctctgtgttttctttctgtaaatgGGTTTTAGAGTCTGTATACTCTTAACAATTAATTGTTACCAAATTAGCCAGTagcgtctgtctctttaagaagctcctgttctttctcTCCTCATTACGCCGTTTGGAAACGTTTTTGGAACGTTTGACTGAAATGTGGTTTGTGTGGTgagctcagttccaccaggtgtttgctaattgctgctgccgctagtctggaggagcggCTCGGCTACGGACAGCAGCTCtaagccaggggtgtcaaactccagtcctgaagggccgctgtcctgcagtttttagatgtgccacaggtacaaaacacctgaatcaaatggcttaattacctcctcagttctccagagccttgctaatgacctaattattctattcaggtgtggtgcagcagaggcacttctaaaagttgcaggacaccggccctcgaggactggagtttgacacccctgctctaagcTTTGTGTAAATAGGCTGCTGAAGGAGATTCCAGGATtcctaaaacattatttaaagaatcaataacaatagaaaaacactccagggatgttttttttaatgatataaCATGAAAATATACCAGCTTAGAGctaattaagtttaaaaaaatcggCACCAGCCGATTTCACGGTGCATCTCAATTACTTTATGACTCGTTCATGCAAACAGTTTGGCTGACAGTGAAgattccttttcatttttgttgtttttattaatactctaattttaaaatgtgcatttcccAACTACATGCAGATGTGcttgttcaaaaatatttaaaattttccaagAGCTTCACCTCTCTAATCCCTCTGTAGGATTTCATCTGGCTCACCGCTGATAAATCGGGCGTCTGCGCTCTGTTTTGCATGCCTCGTTACACTGTCTCTCCTGTTTTAAACCCCCCACATTGACCAGTAGCGCCTCCCAAACCCAGATGATTTGGTCGCCAACCCGTGACCTCACGACCTTCAGATCACCTTCTAATTCACCATCACAGTCCCACAGATCTCGCTTCTGTCAACAGGTTTTCCTTTTGGTTCACTGAGCAGTCATTCCTCCCCTTTATGTGTTTATTGCCCTCAAATGCAGGACAAGAGTAATCTGTGTGCTTTAATTGTTTGTAGATACAGAAGGCTAACAGTCCGCTTTCGTGTTGTTTGTTCTCGTTTGACTGATGTTTGTGCGACCGGGGGCCGGGCgacattttcatttcaatttataATTCATGTAACTTGTATTTAGCCTGCAGCTGGGtgatattaattttttaaaaattacattttttcatacCTGGTCTGATTTCTGTGACAGCTTGCTTAAGAACGGAGCACATTTCTGGCAAAAAACTAAGAGATTaatctttgacattttccagaaaaaaacaacgaTGTAAATTTTTGagcttcaaaagtcaaacattttcaacctttggaagttttctagtttttccagaaaatttctgagattaatcccaaagtttttgatttttctcctcttattttgttgcaaattttcACCTTTTGGAGCTCAAAggtttcttgatttttttctagaaaatttctgaaataaatcctaaagttttaaaatgttttacttgcaaatttgtgacttttggagctcagacaTTCCCTTGTATTTTCCAgagaatttctgagtttattcaacaattttttaaatggaaatttaGATTTCTGGTTTtagcaaaaatctaaatttctgctaaaaatatttgatatttttatttatttatttttgtttgatttcttttctaaaacagaCGTTACAAacgacagaaaatatttttaaaaagtggcttttGTTTCCGTCAGCCCTCCTGTCGTCTGTACGAATCAGGGCcgtgcggttctggattggagttaTAGAATATTGTATCAgacgtattatctattgatagcAATCGATTGAGATTTTTGGTcattaatttattgtccagccctacaTTCTtgtaataatgaaaataatcagaACCTAGCCGTagtattttgtcatatttgaacTCAAAATCCAAATATATATAGAACTGGAAAACTTATTTGTCAGTTTATTGTCCAGCTTATTATTTTACccttaaattaaatatgaaagcTGTTTAACAGCAGTTTGTGATGAAATCTTGTCGCCCAGCCCTGTTGTTGGATCCTATCGTTAAAACCATGTGGATGTTTTTGcgttttgttccttttcttgTTGGTTTAGAccctgatttgtttttgtgctgcgACGTTGTGTGCTCCCTCCAGGTTCCCTCTGGTGGAGCTCAGCAGGCTCTGAAGATCCAGGGCATGTCCTCCTCGCCGGCGTTGACCTCCCACGCCACGCCGCCGCCGGTGGCGGAAAGCCCGCAGCCTTCCCAGTCTCCTCTGACTCTGAGCCAGCAGATCCAGTCGCCTCACCACCAACAGCCGCCGCAGTCGCGCCCTTCCTCTCAGCCTCAGCCGCAAACTCCCTCACGCTCCTGCACGCCGTCATCTCACACCCAGCTCTTCATCGTCCACAACCAGATCGCAGAATCTCCCAaacccgccgccgccgccacgcAGGCTCAGCTGCAGCAGGCGCCGCCCCAGCAAGTGCACATTCAGGTCCAGCACCAACCTCTGCCTCGACCGGCCTCGCAGCCCACGCCCTACCAGCAGGAAATGCCTCCCATGTCGCAGTCGCCCAagcctcttcctgctgctgctgcttcacctgCGCAGCACCAGTTCGCTGCGCCTCCTGTTAGCGCTCCAGCCGTAGTGAAAGCCCAAGTTCCCCTCCAGGGCCTCACAGCCGGGCAGCAGCATCACCTGCAGTTAGTCGGAGCACAAATCCAGACTCTGTCCTCCATCACTCAGCCCTCGCTTCAGCATAAACAGCTGCTGGAGAAGCTGCAACAGGTATtgcttctgcaaaaaaataggaatgtttttttttcccagtacaATTTATGCTAATATGGGTTGAACAGGAGTTTctacatccttaaaaagtcttatatttacatttttacaggcaggtttttttttaatcttaaatgtaaattgtattttttttttcccagggatgcaccaatccatttgtttctcttccagTACCAATAcctgaggtttagtatcagcTGATACCAATCAGGTCCAGAAAAGCTGTgttgaattaacttaaaatgtttctttttaagttaaTATGCCTGTtgaaataagcaataaaaaatgatatatatatttttttgtttattcattttggatatttacagatatttccagtattaaatgttaattataatttaaagtttattgatctttgagggctgcacagtggcgcagttggtagagctgttgccttgcagcaagaaggttctgggttcgattcccggccccggtctttctgcatggagtttgcatgttctccctgtgcatggtgggttttctcccacagtccaaaaacatgactgtcaggttaattggcctctccaaattgtccctagtgtgtgtgtggatggttgtgtgtctctgtgttgccctgcaacagactggcgacctgtccagggtgaccccgcctctcgcccggtacgctagctggagataggcaccagcaaccctcctgaccccactgagggacaagggtgtaagaaaatggatggatgatcttTGAGAATGGCTTCCTGCATCATGATCACAATTATATTACTTGAGattggtctcaaaacaacaatattatcgtaatattaacaataacttctgggaaaattcatcgtccagtaaaatttgttatcTTGACAAATTGATAAATAATCACGTTGTCATGGTAACATGATAATTTACTATTTATAAgtgtataaatataaacatttgtagaTTTGTAACTCATAAACATggtgaattacaaatttatttgatggCTCTGCTGCAGTACAGCTCACTTAAATACACCAGCAACTTCACTGTTTGCTCAAAAACTcctaaaaacaacttttatatGTTCAGTCAGTTCAGTTAGGAGTAAAACAGCCGATTTGAAATGAATGAGAAGAAACTGAAACGGGTAAAAAAGATAGGTTAACTACTCTGTTGAAGGTAATTAACCATTTTCACTGtttgaaatggttcagaaagcgaaattaggaattctaaatataatgtaaaacaaataataaagcaaagaaTTTAACTGAATAGATCTGCTGTTATAGATCACACATATGTCcaatctataattttttttcaatattgggatcaatacagatattaataatGGATTGGTGcatgtctgatttttttgtccagttttgatTTTGACATACTCTGAGTGTCGCCTTTTCAAAAAATAGCTTTGTTTTTGGAGGATACAGACTCACTTTAACACCCAAATGAAAAATGGTTAATTAtgctatttataaaaaataaaacactggttTATCAGCCATCTTGGAAAGGTTGGAATTACTTGCATTGACAGAAATTTTGGCctcttggaaaataaattacactgtAAAAGATGAAAGTCGTTCCACAATCCTGACTCAAAATTGTAacttattgatttttgttttttgctcagGTCAAGCAGAACATCATGCTACAAGCAAAGCCTCAGCCTCAAGCCACGAGTCAGTTCAATTCGCAGCAAGACGTGCCTGTTGACAAGGTggtgatgacatcatcagcgaGCGCCGACGCACCTGCTCAGCTCCCCACGATGCTGCAGCCGACCTCGGTGCTCATCAAAACCACCGCCACAGGTAGCGCATTAAAAACCCGCAGCGACGCGATTCTGCCACGGCGCACCAGGGAAAAGGGAAGAATACATTCTTCACAAAAACCCacaaattttgagattgatctcagaaattttctttaaaaaaaaaaagaggaaacaagaaaatttctgagtttaaaaagtttttaaaaaaaattattttttacaataatcagacattttctagaaaaacaaggaagtttatgagtttgaaaagtaaaagaaattactggaaaaagttcaaaaattgTGGGATTAATCTGAGAATTTttcaagaagaaataaataatttttctgaatTGGAAAATTTGCTAGAATAGAACTTCAAAATATTAGATTATCTgacaacatttttagaaattttctgaaaaatttttacttgaaaatttCATCTacaaatttctgagattaatctcagaatgtGAGtctttctagaaaatgtttgtccttttcatttttccttggtgtttttttttttcattttccttgtagatttttgacttttcatacTCGGCAATTTCTGTTTCTTCCagaacattttgttatgttaatCTGAAAATCTCTGAGATTTTCACAGtatttcatttacttttataGTTCTCAACTTTCCTTGCTTGTTCTTGTGTTTCCTCTACATCGGTCACAACGGTGCGATTCGCTTTTaatcattgtttttgtgtttttttttttttataggatcAAGTGACCTACAGGTATTCTCAGGAGCCCAAGtgcaagctgcagcagcaatgGTGAATCAGACGGTCACTCCTGCCAGCCTTACCCAGCCTGCACAGGTGGGTCGATCTGTTTCCTGTTGTGGTTTTCCTCCAGGTGCTTGTTGAGCATTTGAGACGAAGCGTTTCTTTCTGAATTGGTGCTCAGGTTCAGCCAAAGCCAGGAGTGATCAGCTCGGTGGGGGGGATGACTCTGGGAAAAGCAGCGATGAAGATCCAGGTGTTGGGGCCCGCTCTGACTCAGATGCCGGTTCCGCAGCCGCAGCCTCCTCTGCAGACTCAGGTAGGAGCGGCGGGCCGCGCAGCGTGGAGGCGGACGGAAAATATTTATGTTCCTTTTCCTGCTCTCTAAAGGTTGATCTGTCTGtccttcctcttccttttcATTCATCTGTCATTTTACCCCTCCGCCGTTTATTTGATTCTCCGTTTATTTGTTCTTCCGTCCACCCTGAGTTGATCTGTGCTTTCAATCTTTGTTCATTCAACTGATCATTTATTCtatcaattattttgatgattaatctgaaggaaaaaaacaaacattctgcagatgtttttataaaaaaatgtttcatgttatacaacattagaaatgcataaaaataattaaatcacttttttaaaataaaaaatattttattctctaaAATACAATACCAACAATTGTTTAGACGCATCTGCAGCTAAACAAATACTTCTAACGTCAATATGTGAAAAGCTCAACCCTTTCTGCTTCACTTATCAATACAACTTAATaatctattgatttttttaaagatcaatcAACTTGCAGGTGAAGCTAACACTGTgccatatttacagaaaaatatgattttttttttatctaaaatgcaaaatgtgtacaTATTTTGCCCAATTGTGGCTTAATTCCTGTCCTTTTGGAGTCTGTATACGAGATTGATCAATTattgatttctaaattatttgacaattatttgattattccatttcagccctaattcataatttaaaaattgactAAGAAATTAAAACCTGGTAAATGAAACATGTGGAGAGGCCAGCAAAAGGCTCTTAATGGAGTTTTCTGTGACTGATATTTGTTGTTCAAAGTGAATTTCCTAAACGTTTCCCTCTTCGCCTTTCAGCTCACATCACAGACGCCACCAGTAAAAATGCCTTTAAGCACCGAGCCCAGTAAAGAAGCCAGGtttgctgcttctgctgccttCAGGTCAGAGTTGAACCGTTTTGTTGTTGGCATATTTCTGACCGCTTCCTGTAAACTCTCTGCAGGATGCTGGAGCAGCTAAGAAAACATCAGGGTTCAGTGCTTCACCCCAACTACAGCGCTCCTTTCCACTCGTTTGACGACACTCTGGACAGACTGCTGCCTTACCATCTCTACCAGGGAACCGCCAACTCCTCTCAAGACTACCAGAGAGGTAAAAACCAGAGTAAAATCCTGGATCTGCTGCCTTCTGCGCCCTTCCTCACGTTTTGCTTCTTTTGGACACAGTGGATGATGAGTTTGAGAGAGTCTCCTGCCAGCTGCTGAAGCGAACCCAGGCCATGCTGGATAAATATCGGTACCTGCTCTTTGCGGAGTCAAAAGTAAGTTTATAACCCAGCGATCTCCGTGTCCGAGTCACTTCTTGTTGTGTTGGATTGATTTTGAATCAACTGCTTTTGGCCTTTGAACCTGAGCAGAGACTGGGCCCGTCGGCAGAGATGGTGATGATCGACCGGATGTTCATCCAGGAGGAAAAGGTCGCCCTGAACCAGGACAAGATTCTGGCCAAGGAGAGACCGGGTCGGTGGTTTTTAATGTCCAAACGAACAAAAAACTATAAACTGCAACGTGGAAAAATGTTTGGAGAAACAGAATTATTACTTGGAAAAATACTTTCTCCTGGTCTGGATGGAAATGGAGAAACTTTCAAATTATCATCCATGGTCACACGTCCGTCCGTGTGTGtgttacatttccagctgctgtgattcactttcaCCCTACGGTTGTCAAAAGAACTAAAACCTGTTcctattttcaagtaatataaacATAATGATGCATgagcacattctcaaagatccaCGAGCCTTAAAttataacaaacatttaacactggaactggaagacatgttaaatatccaaaataaacaaacaaaacaacagaaacaaaaaaaaaatgaattatgaaaattgtccttcaaaaaatggCCTGGCTGAGgccaaaacaacaaactgaaaacttttgtcattttggtagaaaaagagaaaaaacataaaatatgcaaatggaaattattgagcttgttttaattgaggtgaattaatttatttctttttgcgaCAGGCCTGGTCGTACAAAGCCTTTTATATGTATCagtaatgtaaatgtttttacttcctTGCAGAGGAGTTTGCAGCGACCGTGCGGATGCTGGAGAGCGGCGTTCCATCCCAGCCAAAACCAGCGCCTCCGGATCTGCCGTCAGCGAGTCCGGCAGCCTCCACCGCTGCGCCTGCTCTGATACCGTCTCCTGCTCCTCTCCTGAAGGTCGCACCGACTCCTCCTCCTGCGCCGGCTGCTCCTGCGTCTCCCACGCCTCCTCCTGCCCCCACCCCTCCCTCCTGCTCCCCCTTCCCTCCCACCAAGCTGGTCATAAAGCACGGCGGCGGCAGCGCCTCCGTCTCCTGGTCCAGCAGCTGTCCTCCGGCGACCAAGCCGGTCACTCCAGCGGCGTCCTCCTCTTCGTCGTCATCGTCGCTAAATTCCCAGTCGGCGGCGGATGATGACGACGCTCTTCCACAGCGAACCAGCAAGCCGCCCATCAAGACGTACGAGGCGCGCAGCCGGATTGGTCTGAAGCTGAAAATCAAGCAGGACCAGACCGGGTTCAGCAAGGTGGTCCACAACACCGCGCTGGATCCCGTCCACGCCCCCCAACCTCGCTCCACCCCGGAGCCGCCGCCGGAGCCTGCAAAGCCCCAGCCCCAGCACCTAGCCACGCCCCCCAACACCGTCATCAGGACTCAGTCCCCGACGGCGTCGGTCACGCCCGCCCAGAGCAACCTCAGAAACGCTCCtccgtcgtcgtcgtcgtcgtcatcgACAACGCAGATGAACGGCTCGTTGGACCACCACCCGGTCAAACACAACCCGGCGTCGTCGCAAACCACCTGCCGCCTGCCGCTCAGAAAGACCTACAGGGAGAACATCAGTCCCCGGGTCCGGCCCGGCGTCCCCGGCGGGCTGGACGAAAGCTTTTCCTACCCCATCACCACACCGTCGCCGCCGCGGCACGAGGCGTCCACCCCGCCATCGGAAAGGACCGTCATAGCGAGCGTGCGGGTGGAGAAGCGAGACAGGGAGG harbors:
- the bicra gene encoding glioma tumor suppressor candidate region gene 1 protein isoform X3 → MDDEDGRCLLDVICDPEALNDFLHGSETHGHVSEVQPAVQLPVSESAGLPRVSVDLDFLEDDDILGGSPGGDGDSNGIGTNHEPCDILQQSLAEANITEQSLQEAGSELDLVSFGIPGLTQVVQTLPDAGSAAAVGVGIGVGGAATIFSGSAQSVAGNPGNATADMLGSVLAQQGIQLQPQVMNKTISVQPFMQQVGLGNVTLQPISSLQALSNGSQSGPLGIGQIQVVGQPTVMTINQSGQQILAKAMGGYQEVSAAGSQAGLGLIQGNKAAVGAPALNGPAVSVSSTSSINAATMSAPAGLVGFGGGVAAPTQTQAQIMQNVIIQRTPTPIQPKPPQGGSIQPKVFKPQQQQLPPPQAAPQAQQNDAHKALGLQQLPVSTAQNVTFLTGKPGSNVVLSTQAATQGTQFQQALFKQQGAPPSGKPLSVHLLNQQGSIVIPSQTVLQSQNHQFLLPQLQAGGQILTQHPGGHIITSQGPGGQLIANQILTANQNINLSQVLTSQGHPGAAHILSGPIQLQPGQMGTPTLFQMPVASLAQSQSQTQTPAASGHAQTVIQGLQNSLTMVGQVEGLSPAISLQTTLQAQPGAVPSAAGGQTAEAAVTVLGGSADPAPQLLPQSSILAVQPASSAAAAASSSPSMSVSTSSSVTAVGLVPSQAQSSPGRLLFTNQGSSMILSQESLQMFLQQEQRHQTENESTQSVGVPASVIVSSNSVTTAAPAVHDSQLTDSWLGQSHSPSPGPSHMTAVVKVPSGGAQQALKIQGMSSSPALTSHATPPPVAESPQPSQSPLTLSQQIQSPHHQQPPQSRPSSQPQPQTPSRSCTPSSHTQLFIVHNQIAESPKPAAAATQAQLQQAPPQQVHIQVQHQPLPRPASQPTPYQQEMPPMSQSPKPLPAAAASPAQHQFAAPPVSAPAVVKAQVPLQGLTAGQQHHLQLVGAQIQTLSSITQPSLQHKQLLEKLQQVKQNIMLQAKPQPQATSQFNSQQDVPVDKVVMTSSASADAPAQLPTMLQPTSVLIKTTATGSSDLQVFSGAQVQAAAAMVNQTVTPASLTQPAQVQPKPGVISSVGGMTLGKAAMKIQVLGPALTQMPVPQPQPPLQTQLTSQTPPVKMPLSTEPSKEARMLEQLRKHQGSVLHPNYSAPFHSFDDTLDRLLPYHLYQGTANSSQDYQRVDDEFERVSCQLLKRTQAMLDKYRYLLFAESKQRLGPSAEMVMIDRMFIQEEKVALNQDKILAKERPEEFAATVRMLESGVPSQPKPAPPDLPSASPAASTAAPALIPSPAPLLKVAPTPPPAPAAPASPTPPPAPTPPSCSPFPPTKLVIKHGGGSASVSWSSSCPPATKPVTPAASSSSSSSSLNSQSAADDDDALPQRTSKPPIKTYEARSRIGLKLKIKQDQTGFSKVVHNTALDPVHAPQPRSTPEPPPEPAKPQPQHLATPPNTVIRTQSPTASVTPAQSNLRNAPPSSSSSSSTTQMNGSLDHHPVKHNPASSQTTCRLPLRKTYRENISPRVRPGVPGGLDESFSYPITTPSPPRHEASTPPSERTVIASVRVEKRDREADPSLEGGRLGNTMDKMNEVFNRSVKTATHHHLSLLLDREAAKEREDEHMDQDADKYKRFSGKNKHRTGGTFRMDQHAPGPPSPESSFARDSLLPAKRCKSDSPDMDNASFSSGSPPDDSLNEHLQCAIDSILNLQQEPAVRGHHVRAGAGGRTHQHQSQRPGDSAVSTHRAPPPTAPSAPSSSSLGPPVGGRGHNGSLVPQTQSR